One genomic segment of Panulirus ornatus isolate Po-2019 chromosome 3, ASM3632096v1, whole genome shotgun sequence includes these proteins:
- the LOC139760644 gene encoding uncharacterized protein, which yields MSHVTVVQVHQSHLKTYNEEVLSRRVVETPRDGLDHTQTWNTCHKKESVCLVFHDDQQKCSGSNKVQNSDVLHIHLKDLQEQSLDGTAVDTSPAAHPEDCELPGIHASRRLVRKSSIIDQNVGVTGTVYMVSEPISHHSLDSSDDESESSLTSSVSSLSESDSGLSSTIEVGMSPVPHHSTTIAIGEEHEALENKVLLHITPAAKEEDAADPREESTREGPREVLSPHTSESQDINDSTDTSVVLKWRVIPPSPPVLQQPALLELDGDRGSTPTSFSSAYTVTEHENESTSEDSEASRHNWSGQESDEELQGIPGSTDHHHDPEDPTQHNGHEDDSLPWAGESKHSPAAVPTDSATARYIVENQIIPNITGNAKMPVLSGAVNSRRGADHRGMLCRVRHASGSSSSSGDESIVYSYIPCRDQREKEDEELWVANEAADPGGTQTFQGTTPPLFPPPWGWGGSLDRGSGKPGLAKREVVWAEQRWVSHGCLSSPSCVASVMCTVAPSLAAQVGTTSRRHYSTRQREAESQIIEIVDEEPKYKENWNKLNNNEAQTRSETLNLHRSATTNMPTKRFSFLIRSNSIKRESTSLPDTQTVVAPVRQPVNPSDQAILDKLATLNIEAPEVTTLKPKTRCSLFDPPCTRCGEPVYHQERTEPTLRLVYHSSCFKCHHCGVRLTLKTFFRSPLDSKDTRVFCKSHVPALDPGRLDVNRSDTSSSGKSSPDSAAAETRSDTSRGSNSSNKEMATPSLQDRLDVVKCDTIGLRYF from the coding sequence ATGTCTCACGTGACGGTGGTACAGGTCCACCAGTCTCACCTGAAGACCTACAACGAGGAGGTCCTCTCCAGACGGGTAGTCGAGACTCCGAGGGATGGACTAGATCACACTCAGACATGGAACACTTGCCACAAGAAAGAGTCAGTGTGTCTTGTCTTCCATGATGATCAGCAGAAATGCTCCGGATCCAACAAGGTCCAGAATTCGGATGTGTTACATATACATCTGAAGGACTTACAGGAGCAGAGCCTCGACGGAACAGCAGTGGACACAAGCCCTGCGGCACACCCTGAAGACTGCGAGCTTCCGGGGATTCACGCGTCGAGGAGGCTCGTCCGAAAGTCGAGCATCATCGACCAGAATGTCGGAGTGACTGGGACGGTGTATATGGTGTCGGAACCCATCTCCCACCACTCGTTAGACTCGTCCGATGACGAATCGGAATCTTCACTCACATCATCCGTCTCGTCGCTGTCAGAGTCGGATTCCGGCCTCAGCAGCACCATTGAGGTCGGCATGAGTCCTGTGCCTCACCATTCCACCACCATCGCGATCGGGGAGGAGCATGAAGCCCTAGAGAACAAAGTGTTGCTACACATCACTCCGGCTGCAAAGGAGGAGGACGCTGCTGATCCAAGAGAGGAATCAACACGAGAAGGCCCCAGGGAAGTCCTTTCCCCGCACACCAGCGAGTCCCAAGACATAAATGACTCTACAGACACGTCAGTGGTCCTTAAGTGGAGGGTAATTCCTCCTTCACCTCCGGTTCTCCAGCAACCCGCTCTTCTGGAGCTGGACGGGGATCGAGGatccacccccacctccttctcCAGCGCCTACACTGTGACGGAACACGAGAATGAGAGCACCAGCGAGGACTCCGAAGCGTCACGACACAACTGGTCAGGCCAGGAGTCGGACGAAGAGTTACAGGGAATTCCAGGTTCCACCGACCATCATCATGACCCCGAAGATCCCACACAACACAATGGGCACGAAGATGACTCACTGCCGTGGGCAGGCGAAAGTAAACACTCTCCGGCCGCTGTTCCCACTGACTCTGCTACCGCTAGGTACATCGTCGAAAACCAAATCATCCCCAACATTACAGGAAACGCTAAAATGCCCGTATTGTCTGGTGCGGTAAATAGCCGGAGGGGTGCTGATCACCGCGGGATGCTGTGTCGAGTACGTCATGcctcaggcagcagcagcagcagcggtgatgAGAGTATCGTTTACAGTTACATCCCCTGCCGTGACCAGCGagagaaggaggacgaggagctGTGGGTGGCCAACGAAGCTGCAGATCCAGGAGGTACCCAAACTTTCCAAGGAACCACACCTCCCCTCTTTCCTCCACCCTGGGGCTGGGGTGGCTCCCTTGATCGTGGGTCTGGCAAGCCGGGACTAGCGAAGCGAGAGGTAGTCTGGGCTGAGCAACGGTGGGTGTCGCACGGCTGTTTGTCAAGTCCTTCCTGTGTGGCGTCGGTAATGTGTACCGTGGCTCCTTCTCTCGCCGCCCAGGTGGGCACCACTTCACGTAGACACTATTCTACTCGACAAAGAGAGGCCGAATCTCAGATTATTGAAATAGTGGACGAAGAGCCAAAATACAAAGAGAACTGGAACAAACTTAATAACAATGAGGCACAAACTCGCAGTGAAACTCTAAATCTCCACAGGTCAGCCACAACTAATATGCCCACCAAAAGATTCTCCTTTCTTATCCGGAGCAACAGCATCAAGCGGGAGAGCACGTCACTCCCGGATACGCAGACTGTGGTGGCTCCGGTCAGGCAGCCCGTTAACCCCAGTGACCAGGCCATCCTCGACAAGCTTGCCACTCTGAATATAGAGGCGCCAGAGGTGACGACGCTCAAGCCCAAGACGAGATGCTCGCTGTTCGACCCCCCATGTACCCGGTGTGGTGAACCCGTGTACCACCAAGAGCGGACCGAGCCTACGCTCAGACTGGTTtaccacagctcctgcttcaagTGCCACCACTGCGGGGTCAGACTCACGCTCAAGACTTTCTTCAGGAGTCCGCTAGATTCCAAAGACACTCGAGTATTTTGCAAGAGCCACGTACCGGCCCTGGACCCCGGCCGGCTAGACGTGAACCGCTCCGATACCTCGTCCTCTGGCAAGAGTTCTCCCGACAGCGCCGCGGCCGAAACCCGCAGCGATACATCCAGA